TCATCCACACCGTGCGCGCGCCGTAGCCGCGCGTGAGGAAATCCGCCGCCACGCGCAGGGCCGCCGTGCCGCCGGGGGTGTGGGCCGCGCGCGCCCGCCCGCCCAGGGCCGCCGCGCCCGCCCCGCCGAACACGGTGCGGATCACCGCCTCCGCGTAGGCCGGGTCGCCCGTGATGGGCATGTAGTTCTTGGTGCTCTCCGTGTCGAGCAGCCGCCGCTCCGCCGCCTTCACCGACTTCAGCACGGGGGTCTGGTTGTCCGCGTCCTTGTACACGCCCACGCCCAGGTTGATCTTCTCCGGGCGGGGGTCCTTCTTGAAGGCTTCAGTAAGGCCGAGAATCGCGTCGGGGGGTGCCATTTCCAGTCGTTCAAACACGGGGAGTCTCCAAGTTTGTGCGGTCGGGGGAGACGGCCCGCGCATCAAACCAGCCCGGTGCGCGGGCCGCTCCGTGGCCGTCCATCTTAGCAACTATGCCCCCCGGGGGACAACCATTCCGCTGGCGCGGGTCAGGACGCGCGGCCCGTAAGGATTTCCCGGCAAGACACGCCGCCGGGGGTCAGACGCGCCAGCAGAAAACCCACCGGCGCATTGCCCCCGTTCCAGCAGCAGGACCGCACCTGCCACACGTGGGACTTGCCGTTGCTGTACTCCTCCGTGGGCGTGTGCAGGTGGCCGAAGAAGGCCGCGTCCGGGCCCTTCTCCCGCAGGAGCGCGTTCATCCAGCGGGAGTCGTTGCGGTTCAGGTGCATCTCGCGGTCCTCGCCGCCGCGCTCCACGGGGATGTGGGCGAAGAGCACCTTGCGCGGCTCCGGGGCGGAAAGCTCCGCCTCCAGCCACTCGCACTGGCCGCGCGGGCGGATGTTCTCGGAGCAGAGCGTGCCGATGTGCTCGCCCCCCAGCCCGGCGTCGCACAGGGAAATGAACCGCGCGCCCTTGTGGGTGAAGCTGTAATAGTCGGAGGGCTCGCCGTTCACCGTGAAGTCGCCGGGGAACGCCCCGCGCAGGGCCCTGCGCTGGACCGGCGTGGACTCGTGGTTGCCGAAGGTGACATGCACGGGATACGGCACCTCCTTCAGCAGGGGGAGAAAGGCGTCCGCATGCAGGTCGCCCAGCACCAGGACAAAGTCCGGCTGCTCCGCCGCCGGCAGGGTTTTCATCGCCTCCACGCACCGCAGAAAACGGTCCGCCCCCGTCCCGAGGGCCTCCATGCCCTTGCGCGGCCCCTCCGCGCAGTGCGGGTCCGCCACCACGGCGAAGCAGAATTCCTCTCCGGCCTCTGCGGCGCGCGCGGCGCCCCCGGCGAACGCCCCGGCCAGCGCGGCTCCCCCCAGCCCCTTCAGGAAATCACGGCGGTCCATGGGAAAGCTCCTGTTGCCCGCGCGGCCCCCGCCGCGCGCGGCGTCCCGGCAGGATAGCAGATTCCCGCCCGGACCCGAAAGGGAACCTCCGACCAATCGGACGGATCCGTCGGATCGGTCGGATCAATTCTCCTGGCTTCGTCCGACTCGTCCGACCTGTCCGACCAATCAGTCGCAGCGAGCGAGCCCTCCCCATCACCGTTCATCACTGTTCATCGGTGGTTAAAAAAAAGAGGCGGGCCCCGCGGCGCGGGACCCGCTCCGTTCTTGCGTTTGTCTCCGGGGGGTTACTTCCCGGCCTTGCCCTGGTTGGCGACGGCCTCCGCCGCCCGCTTCGCGGCCTCGGGGTCGCCGAGGTAGCGGCTGGAAACCGGCTTCAGGTCGGCGTCCAGCTCGTACA
This genomic interval from Candidatus Hydrogenedentota bacterium contains the following:
- a CDS encoding twin-arginine translocation signal domain-containing protein, producing the protein MDRRDFLKGLGGAALAGAFAGGAARAAEAGEEFCFAVVADPHCAEGPRKGMEALGTGADRFLRCVEAMKTLPAAEQPDFVLVLGDLHADAFLPLLKEVPYPVHVTFGNHESTPVQRRALRGAFPGDFTVNGEPSDYYSFTHKGARFISLCDAGLGGEHIGTLCSENIRPRGQCEWLEAELSAPEPRKVLFAHIPVERGGEDREMHLNRNDSRWMNALLREKGPDAAFFGHLHTPTEEYSNGKSHVWQVRSCCWNGGNAPVGFLLARLTPGGVSCREILTGRAS